The proteins below come from a single Magallana gigas chromosome 10, xbMagGiga1.1, whole genome shotgun sequence genomic window:
- the LOC105321641 gene encoding rho GTPase-activating protein 23 isoform X6, which yields MESFVVQFRKSKVSSHRRNVHSDGDQTLVSSVISRWPAPKTILIPKTEQGYGFTLRHFIFYPSSATAQQQNLEREQDDGNQGPSYKRKRLSFLDPMDTIFVKNVRTYSPAYDAGLKTGDRVITVNDQSVSQKSYAQVIGLIQQSEGTLKLEVLPKDETDGQEDPCQVAHRSPEQLHQAELCHNDEVDSPASNRKSPFRRFISSDELRERPRSLLAREEIAPKSEDRILLKSMDPQSKLKTSTSYTSGLSVFREPWNSAGNRQKESPSREFLERRQDFEVRAKENNGMPANKAYSYGLFYDKTKSVNDLSTAVPRRQEHVLHPTDSQENISKSNKSETRVIPLENRRSREMIQDKTGYGISSSSRHSFPDSISGRHSASLSTGLQNTSNSKSEYHTSTRQYIPVVSAQPSAAHKMSASVDSLDSSSSYHTPDRNVRTRVYEQPNQGGGRTFIVKIGDRHYEGGVSQGNAQSDVSGNAVKQAPRYGTAFALTRSPMSSNGDQGRVVSQKKFMFENGKSDKAQSKSPVVQERYKTEIDKITSHGKFSSVATRVQSFEKDEPQPSSNIRIHRRSSQDRCVSMPPDSLGQSSHTSQQPYQEQAPIRIYVSQGSGNNPGSPIVEIVPMYPNSSNKTVTTSQEMSPQPIIHIKQSDDVDGAALSCHQEEDTGHPSKPVRKPSFLAAVNGSQQRYSGSRSSSERLSSPEPSSLHHSSPPWDSLNILPPGSFSSESDLSSISHCTGLAFTSTPVREPAKAVLRKKNKILPVTTADDLALPSSPIKDVKSTVVLRRKSETSPEDEAIKLQRRTSYLMATAKDRDSHKLSLDKTHSPSQSQTEIHLQITTPHQKPSMRKLKYFFGEKTPRIIEATERRQDPASPMQEVTKKGALLCKTDLTDGKKASDRSWKPVWVELRGHALYISKEKRDPANTHTFNFDDQPISIKSCLVDIAHDYTKKKNVFRLKTFNGSEYLFQADENNTMLDWIRSIQSNNNPDADDKGQMETDLILRSRNQIEPPAAGPSLTSVGSTSSLRTSPQVPPKAPKQSSKNKLIRIPHSPSMRKKGKDKTWSLSKFKSFRKGSSATSSAGESESNDMFGVPLECCIPSPNNDFVPMIVDLCTKIVEARGLEVTGVYRVPGNTASVNMMMEELNKGIDNMNVDHEKWCDVNVISSLLKTFFRNLPDPLITSALYQDFIDANRTEDLEMRMLKLKRLIHKLPEHHFETFKHLAEHLNTVASCGHINKMDARNLAIVFGPTLIKKKDDDMTSIVRDMSDQCRIIESVILHNDWFFGSWDQDSYVPLEEGREDDEAPSNPSVSKMSCDDDDNTINPRDIVSSIVQAANQKMRKKSAPTLGEDLNASMTDGGFRERNIDLEIKHRKIKSQAELKARSSPNLPAMAASVPNTRQPTSDGLPERRLAMSHEGIDSSEWDKKDREKEGSSLYPKSRHFSDDSLDPREEYSSQTFSHSTIEALRKIEEEARNLREKEERRQQRDKERWKIERQWQEQSRRESDREKSKSNENLFEFGTIWHSTSDIFNKLAKGESKEVLENRLSTDRNSTASVSDRSESSRKNSTGSSNGGKYFVIQSLGSRSNSRDRLVQSSGDSPVFPSKRASSMERLLESPRKDYLSPPPRNIPGDRGQTKSGGRENREKRRSKKGLSRSDSARRNSLDSLIDIGRRNSHHSSDSEDGSDLLSDLTSTFDQKLQILVNPKYKLSGNVIRSSNEVLDKESAISCLPPQKPLAQAQCNKFGLCSSNDMLEKQYRDPSLHRSPKDAKVGIAYRFERSPLSNAQQMTVSPQNSVDGQTDPNLVSYFPPEDTRTSSTTLLPMSAHVQEIRAISSNMYGSKEFRPSAKSERSEISFPINRQQEKQYWVRYERSASTPKNLESDTYVIRTSSSQKQVFSPPPERRKEKRQKRRHTVGGTDDLEHFKALMTVVHPRSSSGSGSQKVSAWDQLQPAVKDMPQGSARSLLSWLQNERLRGSTPDLSGDQELRPKFF from the exons AACCTAGAAAGAGAGCAAGATGATGGAAATCAAG GTCCCTCCTACAAGCGAAAACGACTCAGTTTCCTGGATCCAATGGACACCATCTTCGTTAAAAATGTCCGAACTTATAGTCCCGCCTACGACGCAGGCCTAAAGACAGGGGACCGAGTCATCACCGTCAACGACCAATCCGTGTCGCAGAAATCGTACGCTCAGGTGATCGGGCTCATCCAGCAGAGCGAGGGGACGCTCAAACTAGAGGTGCTACCAAAAGACGAGACCGACGGTCAGGAGGATCCTTGTCAAGTT GCTCACAGAAGTCCCGAACAACTTCACCAGGCGGAACTCTGTCACAACGACGAAGTAGACAGTCCCGCCTCTAACAGGAAGTCACCTTTCCGTCGATTCATCTCCAGTGACGAACTACGAGAGAGGCCCAGATCTCTTCTGGCCAGAGAAGAAATAGCTCCAAAGTCCGAGGACAGAATTTTACTGAAAAGCATGGATCCTCAGAGTAAATTAAAAACATCTACGTCGTATACTTCAGGATTGAGTGTTTTTCGCGAGCCATGGAATTCAGCTGGAAATCGTCAGAAGGAGTCTCCATCTCGTGAATTCCTGGAAAGGAGACAAGATTTTGAGGTGAGAGCTAAGGAAAATAACGGAATGCCGGCCAATAAGGCTTATTCTTATGGATTATTTTACGACAAAACGAAAAGTGTGAATGACCTTTCAACGGCGGTTCCGCGGCGCCAGGAGCATGTGCTTCATCCTACGGACTCGCaggaaaatatatcaaaatcaaacaaaagtgAAACAAGGGTGATTCCCCTTGAGAATAGACGATCAAGGGAGATGATTCAGGACAAAACAGGGTATGGTATCTCTTCATCTTCACGGCATAGTTTTCCCGATTCAATCTCAGGTCGTCATTCTGCCTCCCTTTCAACAGGACTTCAAAACACTTCTAATTCGAAGTCGGAATATCATACTTCAACTCGGCAATATATCCCAGTGGTCTCTGCTCAACCGTCTGCCGCACATAAGATGTCCGCTAGCGTGGACAGCTTGGACTCTAGTTCTAGTTACCATACTCCTGACAGAAACGTTCGAACGCGAGTTTACGAACAACCGAACCAAGGGGGTGGACGGACTTTTATCGTGAAGATCGGAGATCGCCATTATGAAGGAGGGGTAAGCCAAGGAAACGCTCAGAGTGATGTGTCCGGAAATGCTGTTAAACAGGCACCTCGGTACGGCACAGCTTTCGCGCTGACACGATCTCCAATGTCAAGCAACGGGGATCAGGGGAGAGTGGTGTCACAGAAGAAATTTATGTTTGAGAATGGCAAAAGTGACAAAGCTCAGAGTAAATCGCCGGTCGTTCAGGAGCGTTACAAAACAGAAATCGATAAAATCACGTCTCACGGAAAGTTCAGCAGTGTGGCAACAAGAGTGCAAAGTTTCGAAAAAGACGAACCGCAACCAAGTTCAAACATTCGAATTCATCGACGTTCATCTCAGGATCGCTGTGTTTCCATGCCACCTGATTCATTAGGCCAATCAAGTCATACATCTCAACAGCCTTATCAGGAACAAGCACCAATCAGAATCTATGTCTCACAGGGCTCTGGGAATAACCCTGGCTCGCCAATCGTTGAAATAGTTCCTATGTACCCAAACAGCAGCAATAAGACTGTCACCACCTCTCAGGAGATGTCTCCACAGCCCATCATCCACATCAAGCAGTCGGATGATGTGGACGGAGCAGCCCTGAGTTGTCATCAGGAGGAAGACACTGGTCATCCATCAAAGCCGGTCCGAAAACCATCATTTCTGGCTGCTGTCAATGGCTCTCAGCAAAGAT ACTCTGGGAGCCGTTCCAGTTCAGAACGCCTGTCCAGTCCGGAACCTTCCTCCCTCCACCATTCCAGCCCACCCTGGGATTCACTAAACATCCTCCCTCCCGGCTCTTTCTCCTCAGAGTCAG ATCTATCATCCATTTCTCATTGCACTGGTTTAGCATTTACTAGTACCCCTGTCAGGGAACCAGCTAAAGCAGTTTTGCGAAAAAAGAacaaaa TACTACCTGTTACGACAGCTGATGACTTGGCCCTTCCAAGTTCACCAATCAAAGACGTCAAATCCACGGTGGTACTACGACGGAAATCAGAAA CTTCTCCTGAAGATGAGGCAATCAAGTTACAGAGGAGAACCTCCTACCTCATGGCAACCGCCAAAGACCGGGACTCTCACAAGCTATCATTGGACAAGACTCATTCACCTAGCCAATCACAGACTGAGATACATTTACA AATCACGACCCCCCATCAGAAACCCTCCATGAGGAAACTGAAATACTTCTTTGGGGAAAAA ACTCCAAGGATTATTGAGGCGACAGAGAGAAGACAGGACCCAGCCAGTCCAATGCAAGAGGTGACCAAGAAAGGCGCACTGTTGTGTAAGACAGATCTTACGGATGGAAAG AAAGCCAGTGACAGGTCCTGGAAACCGGTGTGGGTGGAGCTAAGAGGTCACGCCCTCTACATCTCCAAGGAGAAGAGAGATCCAGCTAAC ACTCACACGTTTAACTTCGACGATCAGCCCATCTCCATCAAGTCTTGTTTGGTCGACATTGCACACGATTACACCAAGAAAAAGAACGTGTTCCGACTCAAGACCTTCAATGGCTCCGAATACTTGTTCCAGGCGGACGAAAACAACACCATGCTGGACTGGATCCGGTCCATACAGTCCAACAATAATCCAGATGCTGAT GACAAAGGACAGATGGAAACAGACTTGATTCTACGGAGCAGGAACCAGATCGAGCCCCCTGCTGCGGGCCCCTCTCTTACCTCCGTGGGTTCCACTTCTTCCTTGAGGACTTCCCCTCAGGTGCCCCCTAAGGCCCCCAAACAGAGTAGCAAGAACAAGCTCATCCGCATACCTCACTCCCCCAGTATGAGGAAGAAGGGCAAAG ataagaCCTGGAGTCTATCAAAGTTTAAGAGTTTTCGTAAAGGCAGCAGTGCCACGTCCAGCGCAGGCGAATCAGAGAGCAACGACATGTTTGGTGTTCCCTTGGAGTGTTGTATTCCGTCACCCAACAACGAC TTTGTTCCAATGATCGTTGACCTTTGCACTAAGATCGTTGAGGCGCGGGGGTTAGAGGTCACAGGCGTATACCGTGTCCCTGGAAACACGGCCTCTGTCAACATGATGATGGAAGAGCTCAACAAG GGTATAGACAACATGAATGTGGACCATGAGAAGTGGTGTGATGTCAATGTGATCAGTAGTCTCCTCAAGACCTTCTTCAGGAACCTCCCAGACCCACTCATCACCTCAG CACTCTATCAGGACTTCATTGATGCAAATCGCACAGAGGATCTCGAGATGAGAATGTTGAAGCTGAAGCGACTCATTCACAAACTTCCTGAGCATCACTTTGAGACATTCAAGCACCTCGCTGAGCATCTCAATACTGTGGCCAGTTGTGGACACATCAACAAG ATGGATGCGCGGAACCTAGCCATTGTGTTCGGGCCGACATTGATCAAGAAGAAGGATGATGACATGACCTCCATTGTCAGGGACATGTCGGACCAATGTCGGATCATTGAGAGCGTTATCCTTCAT AATGATTGGTTCTTTGGATCCTGGGACCAGGACAGCTATGTCCCCCTAGAGGAGGGAAGGGAGGACGATGAGGCCCCCAGTAATCCCTCTGTGTCCAAGATGAGTTGTGATGATGATG aTAACACCATCAATCCCCGAGATATTGTGTCCTCCATTGTCCAAGCAGCCAATCAGAAAATGAGAAAGAAATCGGCACCAACACTGGGGGAGGACCTAAATGCCAGCATGACAGACGGAGGTTTCCGAGAAAGAAATATTGACTTGGAAATAAAACATCGAAAAATCAAATCACAGGCCGAATTAAAGGCGCGTAGCAGTCCAAACTTGCCAGCAATGGCTGCAAGTGTGCCTAACACGAGACAACCCACTTCTGATGGGCTACCAGAGCGACGGCTAGCAATGTCTCACGAAGGGATCGATTCTTCTGAGTGGGACAAAAAGGATCGAGAGAAAGAAGGGTCGAGTCTGTATCCCAAGTCTAGACACTTCTCTGACGATTCTCTCGATCCACGTGAAGAGTACAGTAGTCAGACTTTTAGTCACTCAACCATTGAGGCTCTGAGAAAAATTGAGGAAGAGGCAAGGAATTTGAGAGAGAAAGAAGAAAGGAGGCAACAAAGAGACAAAGAGAGGTGGAAGATAGAAAGACAGTGGCAGGAACAGAGTCGCCGGGAGAGTGACAGAGAAAAAAGCAAAAGTAACGagaatttgtttgaatttggAACAATTTGGCATTCCACCTCCgacatttttaataaacttgCGAAAGGAGAATCCAAGGAAGTGCTAGAAAACAGATTATCCACTGATAGAAACTCTACAGCAAGTGTGTCCGATAGGTCGGAAAGTTCTCGGAAAAACAGCACGGGAAGTAGCAATGGGGGGAAATATTTCGTCATACAGAGTTTGGGCTCAAGAAGTAACAGTCGTGACCGATTAGTACAGAGCAGTGGGGATTCTCCAGTCTTTCCTAGTAAGAGGGCAAGTTCAATGGAAAGGCTCCTAGAGTCGCCCAGAAAAGATTACttatccccaccccccagaaaCATTCCTGGAGACAGAGGTCAAACTAAAAGTGGAGGGAGAGAAAACCGTGAAAAACGCCGCTCAAAGAAAGGACTCAGTAGAAGTGATTCTGCAAGGAGGAATTCTCTAGATTCGTTGATCGATATCGGTCGTCGTAACTCCCACCATTCCTCAGACTCCGAAGATGGTTCTGACCTCCTTTCTGATCTCACCTCCACGTTTGATCAGAAACTACAAATTCTTGTGAATCCAAAGTATAAACTGAGCGGAAATGTCATCAGAAGTTCAAATGAAGTTCTAGACAAAGAAAGTGCTATTTCATGCCTTCCCCCACAAAAACCTTTAGCACAAGCGCAGTGCAATAAGTTTGGCTTGTGCAGTAGTAATGACATGTTGGAAAAGCAATACAGAGATCCTAGTCTACATAGATCACCAAAAGATGCCAAAGTAGGGATAGCTTATCGCTTTGAAAGAAGCCCCTTGAGCAATGCACAGCAGATGACCGTCTCTCCACAAAACAGTGTAGATGGACAAACTGACCCCAATCTAGTGAGCTATTTTCCACCAGAGGATACAAGAACCTCTTCCACCACTTTACTCCCCATGTCAGCACATGTGCAAGAGATTCGAGCAATTAGTAGCAATATGTATGGATCTAAGGAATTCCGCCCAAGTGCTAAATCAGAACGCTCTGAAATAAGCTTCCCGATCAATAGGCAACAGGAGAAACAGTATTGGGTCCGCTACGAAAGATCCGCAAGCACTCCAAAAAACTTAGAGTCGGATACCTATGTTATAAGAACATCAAGCTCTCAGAAACAAGTGTTTTCCCCACCTCCTGAGAGACGGAAAGAAAAACGCCAAAAACGACGTCACACCGTGGGCGGAACGGACGACTTGGAACACTTTAAGGCCCTGATGACCGTGGTTCACCCGCGGAGCAGTAGCGGCAGTGGGTCTCAGAAGGTGTCCGCCTGGGATCAACTCCAGCCCGCGGTCAAAGACATGCCGCAGGGATCTGCCCGGTCCCTGTTGTCCTGGCTACAGAACGAGAGGCTTCGGGGAAGCACACCTGATCTCTCAGGGGATCAAGAATTGAGGCCaaagtttttttaa